One Setaria viridis chromosome 3, Setaria_viridis_v4.0, whole genome shotgun sequence DNA window includes the following coding sequences:
- the LOC117850948 gene encoding LRR receptor-like serine/threonine-protein kinase FEI 1 → MDKIGSRRRNKGRGRHGAAGLRAAAITMLAALLLLCSTAAMGLTPDGEALLELKLAFNATAQRLTSWRPSDPNPCGWEGISCSVPDLRVQSINLPYMQLGGIISPSIGRLDKLQRIALHQNSLHGPIPAEIKNCTELRAIYLRANYLQGGIPSEIGELVHLTILDLSSNLLRGTIPASIGSLTHLRFLNLSTNFFSGEIPNVGVLGTFKSSSFVGNLELCGLPIQRACRGTLGFPAVLPHSDPLSSAGVSPINNNKTSHFLNGIVIGSMSTLALALIAVLGFLWICLLSRKKSIGGNYVKMDKQSVPDGAKLVTYQWNLPYSTSEIIRRLELLDEEDVVGSGGFGTVYKMVMDDGTSFAVKRIDLSRESRDRTFEKELEILGSIRHINLVNLRGYCRLPTAKLLIYDFVELGSLDCYLHGDEQEDQPLNWNARMKIALGSARGLAYLHHDCSPAIVHRDIKASNILLDRSLEPRVSDFGLARLLVDNGAHVTTVVAGTFGYLAPEYLQNGHATEKSDVYSFGVLLLELVTGKRPTDACFIKKGLNIVGWLNTLTGEHRLEDIIDERCGDVEVEAVEAILDIAAMCTDADPGQRPSMSAVLKMLEEEILSPCMSELCYEQHLEL, encoded by the exons atggacAAGATtggcagcaggaggaggaacaagGGGAGAGGCCGCCATGGTGCGGCgggcctgcgcgccgccgccatcaccatgctggccgccctcctcctcctctgctccacGGCCGCCATGGGTCTCACCCCGGACG GCGAGGCCCTGCTCGAGCTCAAGCTGGCCTTCAACGCCACAGCACAGCGCCTCACCAGCTGGAGGCCCTCCGACCCCAATCCCTGCGGCTGGGAGGGCATCTCCTGCTCCGTCCCGGACCTCAGGGTCCAATCCAT AAATCTACCATACATGCAGCTTGGGGGCATCATTTCACCAAGCATCGGGAGGCTGGACAAGCTGCAGAGGAT AGCTCTGCACCAGAACAGCTTGCACGGCCCAATCCCTGCAGAGATCAAGAACTGCACAGAACTGAGGGCAAT TTACCTGAGAGCTAACTACCTGCAAGGTGGTATCCCTTCAGAGATTGGCGAGCTCGTGCACCTCACAATCTT GGACCTGTCGAGTAACCTGTTGAGGGGCACAATTCCTGCGTCGATTGGAAGCCTTACTCACCTCCGCTTTCT GAACCTGTCCACTAATTTCTTCTCCGGAGAGATCCCAAATGTGGGTGTCCTCGGAACCTTCAAAAGCAGCTC GTTTGTTGGAAATCTGGAGCTTTGTGGCTTGCCCATCCAGAGAGCTTGCCGTGGAACCCTCGGCTTTCCTGCTGTGCTGCCACATTCCGATCCTCTCTCTTCAGCTG GTGTTTCTCctatcaacaacaacaaaacatCGCACTTTCTGAATGGCATTGTGATCGGTTCAATGTCAACCTTGGCCCTTGCCTTGATTGCTGTACTCGGGTTCCTATGGATTTGCTTGCTGTCCAGGAAGAAGAGCATTGGCGGGAACTATGTAAAGATGGACAAGCAAAGTGTTCCTGATG GTGCAAAGCTTGTGACATACCAGTGGAACCTTCCGTACTCAACAAGTGAGATTATTAGAAGGTTGGAGCTGCTTGATGAAGAGGATGTGGTTGGCAGCGGGGGGTTTGGCACAGTGTACAAAATGGTAATGGATGATGGCACATCATTTGCTGTGAAGAGGATTGATCTCAGCCGGGAAAGTCGTGACAGGACCTTTGAGAAGGAGCTCGAGATTTTGGGCAGCATCAGGCACATAAATCTTGTCAATCTGCGTGGCTACTGCAGACTCCCCACAGCGAAGCTACTCATATACGATTTTGTGGAGCTGGGCAGCTTGGATTGCTACCTTCATG GAGATGAACAAGAGGACCAGCCATTGAACTGGAATGCACGTATGAAAATCGCCCTGGGCTCAGCTCGGGGTCTGGCGTATCTGCACCATGATTGCTCACCTGCGATTGTGCATAGGGACATCAAAGCAAGTAATATCCTTCTGGATAGAAGCTTGGAGCCTCGTGTCTCTGATTTTGGCCTTGCGAGACTGCTTGTGGACAATGGCGCCCATGTTACCACTGTTGTGGCTGGTACATTTGGATACCTAGCACCAG AGTACTTGCAGAACGGGCATGCTACTGAGAAATCGGACGTGTATAGCTTTGGAGTGCTTTTGCTGGAGCTGGTGACTGGAAAGAGGCCAACTGATGCATGCTTCATCAAGAAGGGACTGAACATTGTAGGCTGG CTGAACACGCTAACAGGGGAGCACCGGCTGGAGGACATCATCGACGAGAGATGCGGCGACGTGGAGGTGGAAGCGGTGGAAGCCATTCTAGACATTGCTGCGATGTGcacggacgccgaccccgggcaGCGGCCATCGATGAGCGCCGTCCTGAagatgctggaggaggagatccTGTCTCCCTGCATGAGCGAGCTGTGCTACGAGCAGCACCTGGAGCTCTGA